One window of the Choristoneura fumiferana chromosome 18, NRCan_CFum_1, whole genome shotgun sequence genome contains the following:
- the ari-2 gene encoding E3 ubiquitin-protein ligase ari-2, with translation MSAESDMEYSDNDGDDYDYYGEQDDCDMEAVDRSKADPEYFLYSCHKVEEVEKLLNESIELLSNSLQITPSLAKVMLHAYEWNAQEIINKYKNNANEVLLYSRVKPRVPSVQAGSSRTSCAVCANTPALTKYSALTCGHYFCNDCWAMHFEVQIKQGVSNTIQCMAQDCEVRAPEDFVLSHVPKPALRERYQQFMFKDHVKSHPQLRFCPGPNCQWIFQAWVREGARRVECTGCELLTCFSCGAPHHAPTDCATIRRWLTKCADDSETANYISAHTKDCPKCQICIEKNGGCNHMQCGACRHDFCWVCLGDWKAHGSEYYECSRYKEDPNLTNDSQHAQAREALKKYLHYYERWENHARSLKLEEQTLASLKSRINQKVMAGEGTWIDWQYLWDSARLLKRCRYTLQYTYPFAYYMEVGPRKELFEYQQAQLEAEIENLSWKVERAETTDRGDLENQMDIAEKRRTTLLKDFLEFNTNSASSSSKA, from the exons ATGTCTGCTGAGTCTGATATGGAATATTCAGACAACGATGGGGATGACTATGATTACTACGGAGAACAGGATGATTGTGATATGGAAGCGGTGGATCGTAGTAAGGCTGATCccgaatattttttgtactcTTGTCACAAGGTAGAAGAAGTAGAGAAATTGTTAAACGAATCGATTGAATTGCTCAGCAATAGCCTTCAAATTACACCTTCACTCGCAAAG GTAATGTTACACGCCTATGAATGGAATGCTCaagaaattataaataagtataagaATAATGCAAATGAAGTGCTACTGTATAGTAGAGTGAAGCCCCGTGTGCCCTCCGTTCAAGCTGGTTCAAGCCGGACATCTTGTGCTGTCTGTGCTAACACCCCTGCTTTGACCAAATACAGTGCTCTGACTTGTGGACACTACTTTTGTAATGATTGCTGGGCCATGCATTTTGAGGTGCAAATTAAGCAAG GTGTGTCAAACACTATTCAATGTATGGCGCAGGATTGTGAAGTGAGAGCCCCTGAAGACTTTGTGCTGTCACATGTTCCTAAGCCTGCATTACGTGAACGCTACCAGCAATTCATGTTCAAGGATCATGTCAAATCACATCCACAACTCAGGTTTTGTCCCGGTCCAAATTGCCAG tggatATTCCAAGCGTGGGTACGCGAGGGTGCCCGTCGCGTAGAATGCACTGGGTGCGAGCTACTCACTTGTTTCTCGTGCGGCGCCCCGCACCACGCGCCCACTGACTGTGCCACCATACGCCGCTGGCTCACCAAATGTGCTGATGACTCTGAAACGGCCAACTACATCAGTGCACACACAAAG GACTGTCCTAAGTGCCAGATATGCATAGAGAAGAACGGAGGTTGCAATCATATGCAATGTGGAGCTTGCAGGCATGACTTTTGTTGGGTCTGCCTGGGCGATTGGAAGGCTCATGGCTCCGAATATTATGAGTGCAGTCGTTATAAAGAAGATCCTAATTTAACCAATGACAGTCAACATGCACAG GCTCGAGAAGCCCTGAAAAAGTATTTACATTACTATGAGAGATGGGAGAATCACGCACGATCTCTTAAGTTAGAGGAGCAGACTTTGGCAAGTCTCAAAAGCCGTATAAACCAAAAG GTGATGGCGGGTGAAGGGACGTGGATTGACTGGCAATACCTCTGGGACTCAGCAAGGCTTTTAAAACGTTGTAGATATACATTGCAATACACTTATCCTTTTGCTTATTATATGGAAGTCGGACCCAGAAAAGAACTTTTTGAATATCAGCAG GCTCAGTTGGAGGCAGAAATTGAAAATCTATCATGGAAAGTAGAACGTGCAGAAACAACAGACCGAGGTGACTTAGAAAACCAAATGGATATCGCTGAGAAGAGACGTACAACACTACTCAAAGATTTCCTAGAATTTAACACAAATAGTGCTTCCAGCAGTAGTAAAGCATAG
- the Polr2A gene encoding RNA polymerase II subunit RpII215, with protein MATTNDSKAPLRQVKRVQFGIISPDEIRRMSVTEGGIRFPETMEGGRPKLGGLMDPRQGVIDRSSRCQTCAGNMTECPGHFGHIDLAKPVFHIGFITKTIKILRCVCFYCSKLLVSPTNPKIKEVVMKSKGQPRKRLTYVYDLCKGKNICEGGEDMDIGKEGEEAKKGSGHGGCGHYQPSIRRQGLDLSAEWKHVNEDSQEKKIIITAERVWEILKHITDEESFILGMDPKFARPDWMIVTVLPVPPLSVRPAVVMFGAAKNQDDLTHKLADIIKANNELMRNEQSGAAAHVLADNIRMLQFHVATFVDNDMPGMPKAMQKSGKPLKAIKARLKGKEGRIRGNLMGKRVDFSARTVITPDPNLRIDQVGVPRSIAQNLTFPELVTPFNIDRMQELVRRGNAQYPGAKYIVRDNGERIDLRFHPKPSDLHLQYGYKVERHLRDDDLVIFNRQPTLHKMSMMGHRVKVLPWSTFRMNLSCTSPYNADFDGDEMNLHVPQSMETRAEVENIHITPRQIITPQANKPVMGIVQDTLTAVRKMTKRDVFLTKEQVMNLLMFLPTWDGKIPQPCILKPQPLWTGKQIFTLIIPGNVNMIRSHSTHPDEEDDGPYKWISPGDTKVVVEHGELLMGILCKASLGASAGSLLHICMLELGHETAGRFYGNIQTVINNWLLLEGHSIGIGDTIADPQTYQEIQRAIVKAKDDVIEVIQKAHNMELEPTPGNTLRQTFENQVNRILNDARDKTGGSAKKSLTEYNNLKAMVVSGSKGSNINISQVIACVGQQNVEGKRIPFGFRKRTLPHFIKDDYGPESRGFVENSYLAGLTPSEFYFHAMGGREGLIDTAVKTAETGYIQRRLIKAMESVMVHYDGTVRNSVGQLIQLRYGEDGLAGETVEFQNLPTVKLSNKAFEKKFKFDPSNERYLKRIFNEEIIKELTESGYVIADLESEWEQLTKDREVLRQIFPSGESKVVLPCNFKRMIWNVQKIFHINKRMPTDLSPIKVIQGVKDLLKKCVIVAGEDRLSKQANENATLLFQCLVRSTLCTKFVSEEYRLSSEAFEWLIGEIETRFQQAQVNPGEMVGALAAQSLGEPATQMTLNTFHFAGVSSKNVTLGVPRLKEIINISKKPKAPSLTVFLTGGAARDAEKAKNVLCRLEHTTLRKVTANTAIYYDPDPQNTVIAEDQEFVNVYYEMPDFDPTKISPWLLRIELDRKRMTDKKLTMEQIAEKINAGFGDDLNCIFNDDNAEKLVLRIRIMNNEESKFQDNDEETVDKMEDDMFLRCIEANMLSDMTLQGIEAIAKVYMHLPQTEAKKRIIITEQGEFKAIAEWLLETDGTSLMKVLSERDVDPIRTFSNDICEIFQVLGIEAVRKSVEKEMNAVLQFYGLYVNYRHLALLCDVMTAKGHLMAITRHGINRQDTGALMRCSFEETVDVLLDAASHAEVDPMRGVSENIIMGQLPRMGTGCFDLLLDAEKCKHGMEMGGLGVGMGVGGGMYFGVGTPSMTPLMTPWSTQNTPGYGSSVWSPGQVGSIMTPGGPSFSPSGASDASGLSPAYSAWSPQPGSPGSPGPPLSPYASPAGASPSYSPTSPVYAAASPSLTPASPHYSPTSPSYSPTSPNYSPTSPMYSPASPSYSPTSPGYSPTSPSYSPTSPSYSPTSPSYSPTSPAYSPTSPSYSPTSPSYSPTSPSYSPTSPSYSPTSPAYSPASPGYSPSSPSYSPTSPVYSPASPSYSPSSPNYTPTSPAYSPTSPSYSPTSPAYSPTSPSYSPSSPKYSPTSPNYSPTSPSVGGGSPTYSPTSPQYSPTSPQYSPASPAYSSSSPQHPGSTHYSPSSPNYSPSSPNYSPSSPGYSPSSTKYSPTSPTYTATSPNYSPSSPAYSPSSAGPTTYSPTSPNYSPTSPSYNEDDD; from the exons ATGGCTACCACGAATGACTCGAAGGCGCCTTTGCGCCAAGTAAAAAGAGTACAATTCGGTATAATTTCTCCAGATGAAATA cgaCGAATGTCAGTTACGGAGGGAGGCATCCGCTTCCCCGAGACAATGGAAGGCGGAAGGCCCAAATTGGGGGGTCTTATGGATCCTCGACAAGGGGTAATTGACAGAAGCTCCAGGTGCCAGACCTGTGCAGGCAACATGACTGAATGCCCGGGACATTTTGGTCACATCGACTTAGCTAAACCAGTATTTCACATTGGTTTCataacaaaaactataaaaatattaagatgtgtatgtttttattgttcaaaactGCTTGTCAGTCCG ACAAATCCAAAGATAAAAGAAGTTGTAATGAAGTCAAAGGGGCAACCCCGGAAAAGGTTGACTTATGTATATGACTTAtgtaaaggaaaaaatatttgtgagGGAGGAGAAGATATGGATATTGGAAAAGAAGGTGAAGAAGCCAAGAAGGGCTCGGGTCATGGAGGATGTGGTCACTACCAGCCCTCTATAAGACGCCAGGGATTGGACCTCTCTGCGGAGTGGAAACATGTTAATGAAGACTCCCAGGAGAAAAAGATTATAATTACTGCGGAAAGAGTTTGGGAAATTCTTAAGCACATAACAG atgAAGAATCATTCATTCTGGGCATGGACCCGAAGTTCGCAAGGCCCGATTGGATGATAGTCACAGTGCTACCTGTGCCTCCTCTGTCGGTACGACCTGCTGTAGTCATGTTTGGAGCAGCAAAGAATCAAGATGATTTGACTCACAAACTTGCCGATATAATCAAAGCAAACAATGAATTAATGAGAAATGAACAGTCTGGAGCTGCTGCTCACGTTCTGGCTGACAACATTCGAATGCTACAGTTCCATGTAGCCACTTTTGTAGACAATGATATGCCAGGAATGCCTAA AGCCATGCAAAAATCAGGGAAACCTCTTAAGGCTATTAAAGCAAGATTAAAAGGAAAAGAAGGCAGAATCAGAGGAAACCTCATGGGAAAACGTGTCGATTTCTCAGCACGTACTGTCATTACGCCCGACCCCAACTTACGTATTGATCAAGTAGGAGTACCCAGATCTATTGCACAAAATTTGACATTCCCGGAACTAGTAACACCATTCAACATTGATAGAATGCAAGAGCTGGTGCGGCGCGGAAATGCCCAATATCCGGGTGCTAAATATATAGTTCGTGATAATGGAGAGAGGATAGACTTAAGATTCCATCCTAAACCATCAGATTTGCATTTACAATATGGATACAAAGTCGAGCGACATCTGAGAGATGATGATTTAGTTATATTCAATCGTCAGCCCACACTGCACAAAATGAGTATGATGGGCCACAGGGTAAAGGTTTTGCCATGGTCTACTTTCCGTATGAATTTGAGTTGCACTTCACCATACAATGCTGACTTTGACGGTGATGAAATGAACTTGCATGTGCCCCAGTCAATGGAGACACGTGCAGAGGTAGAAAATATCCATATAACACCGCGACAAATTATTACACCACAAGCTAACAAACCCGTCATGGGTATTGTACAGGATACACTAACTGCTGTAAGAAAAATGACGAAGCGAGACGTGTTCTTAACAAAAGAGCAAGTTATGAACCTGCTTATGTTTTTACCCACATGGGATGGTAAGATTCCACAGCCGTGCATTTTGAAACCGCAACCTTTATGGACTGGCAAGCAGATATTCACATTGATCATACCTGGCAATGTAAACATGATTCGCAGTCACTCCACTCACCCTGATGAAGAAGATGATGGTCCCTACAAATGGATTTCACCTGGAGATACAAAAGTAGTAGTAGAGCATGGAGAGCTCCTTATGGGTATATTGTGTAAAGCGTCTTTGGGTGCTTCAGCAGGTTCCCTGCTGCATATCTGTATGTTGGAGTTGGGCCATGAAACTGCTGGTCGATTTTATGGTAATATTCAAACTGTTATCAACAACTGGCTGTTGCTAGAAGGACATTCCATTGGTATTGGAGACACCATTGCTGATCCGCAAACATACCAAGAAATTCAGCGTGCCATTGTCAAAGCCAAAGATGATGTCATAGAAGTTATTCAAAAAGCTCACAATATGGAGTTGGAGCCGACACCTGGTAATACACTGAGACAAACATTCGAAAATCAAGTAAATCGTATTCTTAACGACGCTCGTGACAAGACTGGTGGATCTGCCAAGAAGTCACTGACTGAGTATAACAACCTAAAGGCTATGGTGGTGTCAGGTTCTAAAGGATCAAACATCAATATTTCCCAGGTTATTGCTTGTGTGGGACAACAAAACGTTGAGGGTAAACGAATTCCGTTTGGGTTCCGTAAAAGAACTTTGCCACACTTTATCAAGGATGATTATGGTCCTGAGTCAAGAGGCTTTGTAGAAAATTCATATCTTGCCGGCCTTACACCCTCAGAGTTCTATTTTCACGCTATGGGTGGTCGCGAAGGTCTCATTGATACTGCTGTAAAAACTGCTGAAACTGGATACATCCAACGTCGTCTTATAAAGGCTATGGAGTCTGTAATGGTCCATTATGACGGCACTGTTCGTAACTCAGTTGGTCAACTCATTCAGTTGAGATATGGTGAAGATGGTTTAGCTGGAGAAACTGTAGAGTTCCAGAATCTACCAACAGTAAAGCTGTCTAACAAGGCCTTTgaaaagaaatttaaatttgacccCTCAAACGAAAGATATCTTAAGAGAATTTTCAATGAAGAAATCATAAAAGAGCTCACTGAGTCTGGATATGTCATTGCTGATCTGGAAAGCGAATGGGAACAGTTAACCAAGGACAGGGAAGTGTTACGTCAAATTTTCCCCAGTGGCGAATCAAAGGTTGTATTGCCATGCAATTTCAAGAGGATGATCTGGAATGTACAAAAAATTTTCCACATTAACAAGCGAATGCCAACTGATCTCAGCCCCATTAAGGTTATTCAAGGCGTAAAGGACCTTCTGAAGAAATGTGTCATTGTAGCTGGCGAAGATCGTCTATCTAAACAAGCTAACGAAAACGCAACATTGCTTTTCCAATGCTTAGTAAGATCTACGCTTTGTACTAAGTTTGTTTCGGAGGAATATAGACTGTCTAGTGAAGCGTTCGAGTGGTTGATTGGAGAAATCGAGACTCGATTCCAGCAGGCCCAAGTAAATCCTGGAGAGATGGTGGGGGCGCTGGCTGCGCAATCTCTTGGAGAGCCCGCTACGCAGATGACACTGAATACTTTCCACTTTGCTGGGGTATCATCCAAAAATGTAACTCTGGGTGTACCACGTCtgaaagaaattattaacatttCTAAGAAACCGAAAGCTCCTTCTCTAACAGTGTTTTTAACTGGTGGCGCTGCTCGAGATGCTGAGAAAGCTAAAAATGTACTCTGCAGACTGGAACATACAACATTGCGCAAAGTAACTGCAAACACGGCAATCTACTACGATCCTGATCCTCAAAATACAGTTATTGCCGAAGATCAAGAATTCGTAAATGTCTACTACGAAATGCCGGACTTCGATCCAACAAAAATTTCGCCTTGGCTTTTACGTATCGAGTTAGATCGTAAGAGAATGACAGACAAGAAACTGACTATGGAGCAGATTGCCGAGAAAATAAATGCTGGATTTGGAGACGATCtaaattgtattttcaatgACGACAACGCCGAGAAGCTTGTGTTGCGTATAAGAATTATGAACAATGAAGAAAGCAAATTCCAAGACAATGATGAAGAGACAGTCGATAAAATGGAGGATGATATGTTCTTGAGATGTATTGAGGCTAATATGTTGTCGGACATGACGCTCCAGGGTATTGAAGCTATTGCAAAGGTGTACATGCATTTGCCTCAGACAGAGGCAAAGAAACGTATTATTATAACCGAACAAGGAGAGTTCAAGGCCATTGCTGAATGGTTGTTGGAAACTGACGGTACTTCACTCATGAAAGTATTGTCTGAGCGAGATGTCGATCCAATCCGAACATTCAGTAACGACATCTGCGAAATATTCCAGGTATTGGGAATTGAGGCTGTGCGTAAATCTGTGGAAAAAGAAATGAACGCTGTATTGCAGTTCTACGGTCTGTACGTAAACTACCGACATCTTGCCTTGCTTTGCGACGTTATGACGGCTAAAGGTCATCTTATGGCCATCACTCGTCATGGCATCAACAGGCAGGACACTGGTGCGCTTATGAGATGTTCCTTCGAAGAAACGGTTGATGTGCTATTAGATGCCGCCAGCCACGCTGAAGTTGATCCAATGAGAGGAGTCTCAGAAAACATTATTATGGGACAATTGCCAAGAATGGGCACAG GTTGCTTTGATTTGCTACTTGATGCCGAGAAATGTAAGCACGGAATGGAAATGGGAGGCCTGGGAGTGGGTATGGGCGTCGGCGGAGGCATGTACTTCGGTGTTGGAACACCATCTATGACACCGCTAATGACGCCGTGGTCCACACAAAACACTCCTGGATACGGCAGCAGCGTCTGGTCCCCTGGACAAG TTGGAAGCATTATGACGCCTGGTGGGCCGTCATTCTCACCGTCCGGCGCCTCCGACGCTTCAGGCTTGTCGCCAGCTTACAGTGCGTGGTCGCCGCAGCCTGGCTCCCCTGGTTCTCCCGGGCCCCCGCTATCGCCTTATGCATCACCTGCCGGAGCGTCCCCATCTTACTCCCCCACTAGCCCCGTCTACGCCGCGGCATCTCCAAGTCTCACTCCCGCGTCTCCTCACTACTCCCCAACAAGCCCCTCGTACTCCCCTACTTCACCAAATTATTCCCCGACCTCGCCTATGTACTCCCCAGCTTCTCCAAGCTATTCGCCCACGTCTCCTGGGTACTCGCCGACCTCGCCCTCTTATTCGCCCACGTCGCCCAGTTACTCCCCGACTTCACCGAGTTATTCACCGACAAGCCCAGCGTACTCGCCCACTTCACCAAGCTACTCGCCAACATCGCCCAGCTACTCTCCTACTAGTCCATCATATTCACCAACGAGTCCGTCGTACTCTCCTACTAGCCCTGCGTACTCGCCTGCGTCTCCGGGCTACTCACCTTCATCCCCGAGCTATTCGCCAACAAGTCCCGTTTACAGTCCTGCGTCACCAAGCTATTCTCCTTCATCGCCGAACTACACGCCAACTTCTCCTGCTTATTCCCCTACAAGCCCTTCCTACTCTCCAACGTCGCCGGCATATTCGCCGACTTCACCGAGTTACTCACCTTCATCACCGAAATATTCGCCGACGTCACCCAATTACTCCCCGACATCGCCTTCAGTCGGCGGAGGCAGTCCTACATATTCTCCAACTAGCCCTCAATATTCCCCGACAAGCCCTCAATATTCGCCAGCCAGTCCGGCGTACTCTTCGTCGTCGCCTCAGCATCCGGGTAGCACGCACTACTCACCATCTTCTCCGAATTACTCCCCGTCGTCTCCGAACTACTCGCCGTCTTCGCCGGGCTACTCTCCGTCGTCGACCAAATACTCACCGACGTCGCCGACGTACACCGCGACGTCTCCCAACTACTCCCCGTCGTCACCCGCCTACTCACCTTCTTCCGCTGGCCCAACCACCTACTCGCCAACCTCACCAAATTACTCGCCCACTTCACCATCTTACAATGAAGATGACGATTAG